In the Limanda limanda chromosome 1, fLimLim1.1, whole genome shotgun sequence genome, one interval contains:
- the LOC133010474 gene encoding uncharacterized protein LOC133010474, protein MKHSTDEVVVKEKMRLTLAYRQKLLHDPENSADILSVFPNFLDIPGLIDQDFRSLFGDATSAKMLEKWTTNFQAKVVTQCRGLTLTGDVQDLIQNAEATEVDDGWDSDMSSMLLLVHLLPPSSQGRKRPGKISARQACDSLVKFIKIGTSIQGHLDNISGSLQPYLLAVGAKKSMIESYYIVIDKHALPCKTSTALACVDELFKAHFVFGTRYCQELTNVYTFLQTTVYDIDVENTKVNPRVAELRARMLK, encoded by the exons ATGAAGCATTCTACAGATGAAGTTGTAGTGAAGGAGAAAATGAGGCTAACCCTGGCCTATCGTCAGAAGTTGCTGCACGATCCTGAGAACTCAGCCGACATCCTATCTGTTTTTCCTAATTTCTTGGACATTCCAGGTTTG ATTGATCAAGATTTCAGGAGTCTTTTTGGTGACGCAACCTCTGCAAAGATGTTGGAGAAGTGGACCACCAACTTTCAAGCAAAGGTTGTTACTCAGTGTCGTGGACTTACACTGACTGGAGATGTACAAGACCTCATCCAAAATGCTGAAGCCACTGAAGTAGATGATG GCTGGGACAGTGACATGTCATCAATGCTGTTGCTGGTTCACCTTCTGCCACCTTCAAGCCAAGGCCGAAAAAGACCAGGGAAAATCTCAGCCAGACAAGCATGCGATAGTCTTGTAAAATTCATCAAG ATTGGGACCAGCATCCAAGGACACCTAGACAACATCTCTGGGAGTCTCCAGCCATACCTACTTGCTGTTGGTGCCAAGAAGAGCATGATCGAGTCTTACTACATCGTGATCGACAAACATGCTCTACCCTGTAAGACCTCAACTGCACTGGCTTGTGTTGATGAACTTTTCAAAGCACATTTCGTCTTTGGCACAAGATACTGTCAGGAATTGACCAATGTGTACACCTTTCTGCAAACCACTGTCTATGACATAGATGTGGAAAACACCAAGGTAAATCCTAGAGTTGCAGAGTTGAGGGCCAGGATGCTGAAGTAA